One genomic segment of Lysobacter sp. 5GHs7-4 includes these proteins:
- a CDS encoding MG2 domain-containing protein, whose amino-acid sequence MRNSGRGWLTAALCAFALAAPAQEMAGVADGSTSAAQDRVRAVAIEAGLSPRELVVEFDRPMRIWDNGIDDGQVRTEPALPLRCAWRDDLAIVCSFAGDRQPSRATEYTVRLAAGLHTLEGVAVPASTTKVEYERPTLSGQVGAWKNGVATIELDADGQTDAQHVAEVLRLSVNGRDVPLPPLKRLPRRGEWDTGARFELELTSITQADARVVLSHQAGLRSTEGPLRGTGSGPLVDVVINEPFRLRGVVCNDRDGRHALAPVAGALAIDCLPGEPIRLVFSHRLHTGATAWAAKQAPDVKLHGQPADIGRYEEPLFGADKHRPQQAPSQAWELSIDAPNVERRLALDDSLRSARGGSAVAPVDLRIRLLDYRPSLQAPHAKGLIADGHRPPALLSAVNVRRLETEITGLSDRAWNAPSSLSASAANVPTEIAIPRAAASTLAKGGWLEWRLPQGEALQFAAPAFDLFAVAGRRQVLAWASDWNGGGAVAGASVELLLRDSDAGTPRVVASGTTAADGTVVLRLPGDVKLPERISHNAYQAHWWLRATNGGGRREARAVLALGQSNDWQFKLGKGYERKLWGVADKPLYRAGETVRYRLWRRELHGTRLKDAPRDLPQRLQLIESWGKTIQAWDAVADESGAFQGELKLPEHLPDNRYCIGVGADGDTEGSCFFVGTYRGQDLWAQANAQDRLLRAGDRFEIELSAGYYSGGAAADARISDVSGMLTGLPLETAYPQYGDYGFVDVNTDAASEGIRLRNEDEPLRTDREGHRRLSLPVAFKLSDPEQDQLPAFGRLQVTVSVTPSEREGTTSNAVQARYAGYERYVGLRTDPAWSIDRDKPLQLDAVVIDAEGHEIADAPVEVEVHHVDDATKVLQRCVLIARRPAPCDFPRAEPGEYRLVARSGTAAPATISRYLWDGPRATAEAVKEPALRLERTPAPGATKVTVQLSQPYAKARVLLVSRDGDRMLAHRVATMSEPVQSFDIELGDEPGRNVDLQAYVLDADIAEKAVDADGFRTPPARSETDLRIELPRVAPRAAAVEPRFDAASARPGDSVGLILHNRSAQTREVTVTVLDDAVRALAGEEWALFDPQGKQWLSADTPRYGNGLFDISFRSWLSGPWRMHLPWPSTAADADTPILERVEVVGSRVKRADVSEENTSLDRIEVTGSRIALKDIFSAGTGRLDAATRPRDTPSGLQALARVRTQFADTAQWMPALRLAPGESRRIELKLPDNLTRWRAVVWNNGADEDFDMSEATLEVGLPLEVRLQAPARLYPGDRARLAANVRQSDEAPVAVRALLQTQGAAATQAVSTLALSSRGQTGYAAELSADAIGSVLATAAVEAGARHDAVAAPIEVASPWIEASRRQAGWLDGQALDLPLPTLPDGALESRLQLSLQRGSGALLDRWTADLRDYPHRCWEQILSRAVAAALALQRDGAAHWPEAKAVVREALDNAAVFQDDDGGFRYFVEDGAGYQFAFGRDPRDQPQVALTAYSADALQLLQDLGHAVPAPVRRKALAFLKTQSQPSTAKKPTSEQSEALNRWALAAGALGMDDAAARDGLWRRWSELSLPAQVALTRGLARSGDDRAKAGLAQVLSHAPARGPSRVLSTGADYERWMSSNLREQCALIDLLRDYPALAAAGMRRELIAGLTDLYAGGSQHVDTQSGAVCLAALRDDAVANANETFVADVGLGTEHATLTLAPGQTEAQWRPQQKAAGSLTVAPGAAGTAPVAYLAEVVYREDARRAQASAAGLSIERRYAVLRGGRWVPVAQAEVRAGDWLRVSLRVHNGATRHFVAITDEAPGGLRPSDLSLNGVAGLDLKRVSDTGSYWFTTRRLDARSPRFYAEYLPAGDHELHYFALAGNGGDYLAAPAQVELMYGKATHARTAAERLRILPPADANTAP is encoded by the coding sequence CACCGGCGCAGGAGATGGCCGGCGTTGCGGATGGCTCGACGTCGGCGGCGCAGGATCGCGTGCGCGCGGTCGCCATCGAGGCCGGCCTCAGTCCCCGGGAGCTGGTGGTCGAGTTCGATCGGCCGATGCGGATCTGGGACAACGGCATCGACGACGGTCAGGTCAGGACCGAACCCGCGCTGCCGCTGCGTTGCGCCTGGCGCGACGATCTGGCGATCGTCTGCAGTTTCGCCGGCGATCGCCAGCCCAGCAGAGCCACCGAATACACGGTGCGCCTGGCGGCCGGCCTACATACGCTGGAAGGCGTGGCCGTGCCCGCGTCGACGACGAAGGTGGAATACGAGCGGCCGACGCTGTCGGGCCAGGTCGGCGCCTGGAAGAACGGCGTCGCCACGATCGAGTTGGACGCCGACGGTCAGACCGACGCGCAACACGTCGCCGAAGTACTGCGCTTGAGCGTCAACGGACGCGACGTGCCGCTCCCGCCACTGAAGCGCCTTCCCCGCCGCGGCGAGTGGGACACCGGCGCGCGTTTCGAACTGGAACTGACATCGATCACTCAAGCCGACGCACGCGTGGTCCTGTCGCATCAGGCCGGCCTGCGCAGTACGGAAGGGCCGCTGCGCGGTACCGGCTCCGGTCCGCTCGTCGATGTCGTCATCAACGAACCGTTCCGCTTGCGCGGTGTCGTTTGCAACGACCGCGACGGACGTCATGCCCTTGCTCCGGTCGCAGGCGCGCTGGCCATCGACTGCCTGCCCGGCGAGCCGATACGGCTGGTGTTCTCGCACCGTTTGCACACCGGCGCGACCGCATGGGCGGCCAAGCAGGCGCCGGACGTGAAGTTGCATGGCCAGCCCGCCGATATCGGCCGTTACGAAGAACCGCTGTTCGGCGCGGATAAGCATCGTCCCCAGCAGGCGCCCAGCCAGGCCTGGGAGCTCAGCATCGATGCGCCCAACGTCGAGCGGCGCCTGGCCTTGGACGACAGCTTGCGGTCCGCGCGCGGCGGCAGCGCGGTCGCGCCGGTCGATCTGCGCATTCGCCTGCTCGACTATCGGCCTTCGTTGCAGGCGCCTCATGCGAAAGGCTTGATCGCCGACGGCCACCGGCCTCCCGCTTTGTTGAGTGCGGTCAATGTCAGACGCCTCGAAACCGAGATAACCGGCTTGTCGGATCGCGCCTGGAACGCACCGTCGTCGTTGTCCGCGAGCGCCGCCAACGTGCCGACCGAGATTGCGATACCGCGCGCCGCCGCCAGCACGCTCGCCAAGGGCGGCTGGTTGGAATGGCGATTGCCGCAGGGCGAGGCGCTGCAGTTCGCGGCGCCGGCGTTCGATCTGTTCGCAGTGGCCGGCCGCCGGCAGGTGCTGGCCTGGGCCAGCGATTGGAACGGCGGCGGCGCAGTGGCGGGCGCCTCGGTTGAACTGCTGCTGCGCGATAGCGATGCCGGCACACCTCGCGTGGTGGCCAGCGGTACCACCGCCGCGGACGGTACGGTCGTGCTGCGCCTGCCCGGCGACGTGAAGCTGCCGGAACGGATTAGCCACAATGCCTACCAGGCCCACTGGTGGCTGCGCGCGACGAACGGAGGCGGCCGGCGCGAAGCGCGCGCCGTGCTGGCGCTGGGCCAGAGCAACGATTGGCAGTTCAAGCTGGGCAAGGGCTACGAGCGCAAACTTTGGGGCGTGGCCGACAAGCCGTTGTATCGCGCGGGCGAGACCGTGCGCTACCGGCTCTGGCGACGCGAGCTGCATGGAACGCGCCTGAAGGACGCACCGCGCGATCTGCCGCAGCGTCTGCAGCTGATCGAATCCTGGGGCAAGACGATACAGGCCTGGGACGCCGTCGCCGACGAAAGCGGCGCCTTCCAGGGCGAACTGAAGCTGCCGGAGCACTTGCCGGACAATCGCTACTGCATCGGCGTCGGGGCTGACGGCGACACCGAGGGCAGCTGCTTCTTCGTCGGTACTTACCGCGGCCAGGATCTGTGGGCGCAGGCCAACGCGCAGGATCGGCTGTTGCGCGCGGGCGACCGTTTCGAGATCGAGCTCAGCGCCGGCTACTACTCGGGCGGCGCGGCCGCGGACGCGCGCATCTCCGATGTGAGCGGCATGCTCACCGGACTGCCGCTGGAAACGGCGTATCCGCAATACGGCGATTACGGCTTCGTCGACGTCAACACGGACGCGGCGAGCGAAGGTATTCGGCTGCGGAACGAGGACGAGCCGCTGCGCACCGATCGCGAAGGACACCGGCGCCTCAGCCTGCCGGTGGCCTTCAAGCTCTCAGACCCGGAGCAGGACCAGCTTCCGGCGTTCGGCCGCTTGCAAGTGACCGTTTCGGTAACGCCCAGCGAACGCGAGGGCACGACCAGCAACGCGGTGCAGGCCCGCTATGCCGGTTACGAGCGATACGTCGGCTTGCGCACCGATCCCGCATGGTCCATCGACCGGGACAAACCGCTGCAACTGGACGCCGTCGTGATCGATGCCGAAGGGCACGAGATCGCCGATGCACCGGTCGAAGTGGAGGTGCATCACGTCGACGATGCCACGAAGGTGTTGCAGCGTTGCGTCCTGATCGCCCGTCGGCCGGCGCCCTGCGACTTTCCGCGCGCCGAGCCGGGCGAGTATCGGTTGGTCGCGCGCAGCGGCACCGCCGCGCCAGCGACGATCTCGCGCTACCTGTGGGACGGCCCGCGCGCTACCGCCGAAGCCGTTAAGGAGCCGGCCTTACGATTGGAGCGGACTCCCGCGCCGGGCGCTACCAAGGTCACGGTTCAACTCTCGCAGCCCTACGCCAAAGCGCGCGTTCTGCTGGTGTCGCGTGACGGCGACCGCATGCTCGCGCATCGGGTCGCGACCATGAGCGAGCCGGTGCAAAGCTTCGACATCGAGCTGGGCGACGAGCCGGGCAGAAACGTCGACCTGCAGGCCTATGTGTTGGATGCCGACATCGCCGAAAAGGCGGTCGATGCGGATGGCTTCCGAACGCCGCCCGCGCGCAGCGAGACCGATCTGCGCATCGAGCTGCCGCGCGTCGCGCCGCGCGCCGCGGCGGTGGAGCCCCGCTTCGATGCGGCATCCGCGCGGCCCGGCGACTCGGTCGGATTGATCTTGCACAACCGCTCCGCGCAGACGCGCGAGGTGACGGTAACGGTGCTGGACGATGCCGTGCGCGCCCTCGCGGGCGAGGAGTGGGCGCTGTTCGACCCGCAGGGCAAGCAATGGCTGAGCGCCGACACGCCGCGTTACGGCAACGGGCTGTTCGACATCTCCTTCCGGTCCTGGCTCAGCGGTCCCTGGCGCATGCATCTGCCGTGGCCGAGCACGGCGGCCGACGCCGACACGCCGATACTGGAACGCGTCGAAGTGGTCGGGTCGAGGGTCAAACGGGCCGATGTGTCTGAGGAAAATACCTCGTTGGATCGCATCGAGGTCACCGGTTCGCGGATCGCGTTGAAGGACATCTTCAGTGCCGGCACTGGACGGCTCGACGCGGCCACGCGGCCGCGCGATACCCCGAGCGGGTTGCAGGCGTTGGCGCGCGTGCGCACGCAGTTCGCCGATACCGCGCAGTGGATGCCCGCTTTGCGTCTGGCGCCCGGCGAGAGCCGTCGCATCGAACTGAAGCTGCCGGACAATCTGACGCGCTGGCGCGCGGTGGTCTGGAACAACGGCGCCGACGAGGACTTCGACATGAGCGAAGCCACGCTGGAGGTGGGCTTGCCGCTGGAAGTGCGGCTGCAGGCGCCGGCGCGGCTGTATCCCGGCGACCGCGCACGTCTGGCGGCGAACGTGCGTCAAAGCGACGAGGCACCCGTCGCCGTACGCGCCTTGTTGCAGACTCAGGGCGCGGCGGCGACGCAGGCCGTCAGCACGCTCGCATTGTCGTCGCGCGGGCAGACGGGCTACGCCGCCGAGCTGTCGGCCGATGCGATCGGCAGTGTGCTGGCTACCGCCGCGGTCGAGGCCGGCGCGCGACACGATGCGGTCGCCGCCCCCATCGAGGTCGCATCGCCCTGGATCGAGGCCAGCCGCAGGCAGGCCGGCTGGCTGGACGGGCAGGCCTTGGATCTGCCGCTACCGACTTTGCCCGACGGCGCGCTGGAATCGCGCCTGCAACTGAGCCTGCAGCGCGGCAGCGGCGCCCTGCTGGATCGTTGGACGGCCGATCTGCGCGACTATCCGCATCGCTGCTGGGAGCAGATCCTTAGCCGCGCGGTCGCCGCGGCATTGGCGTTGCAGCGCGACGGCGCCGCGCACTGGCCGGAGGCGAAAGCCGTCGTGCGCGAAGCGCTGGACAATGCCGCAGTGTTCCAGGACGACGACGGCGGCTTCCGCTACTTCGTCGAGGACGGCGCGGGTTACCAGTTCGCTTTCGGGCGCGATCCACGCGATCAGCCGCAGGTCGCCCTGACCGCTTACAGCGCCGACGCCTTGCAACTGCTGCAGGACTTGGGGCATGCGGTTCCCGCGCCGGTGCGGCGCAAAGCGCTCGCGTTCCTGAAAACGCAGTCCCAGCCGTCCACCGCGAAGAAGCCGACGTCCGAGCAAAGCGAAGCGCTGAACCGCTGGGCGCTCGCGGCCGGCGCCCTCGGCATGGACGACGCGGCAGCGCGCGATGGGCTGTGGCGGCGATGGAGCGAATTGTCGTTGCCGGCTCAAGTGGCGTTGACGCGCGGCCTGGCGCGCAGCGGCGACGATCGCGCCAAGGCCGGGTTGGCCCAGGTGTTGTCGCATGCGCCTGCACGCGGGCCGTCGCGCGTGCTGTCGACAGGCGCCGACTACGAGCGCTGGATGAGCTCGAACCTGCGCGAACAATGCGCGCTGATCGATCTGCTGCGCGACTATCCGGCGCTGGCGGCGGCGGGCATGCGGCGCGAGTTGATCGCCGGGCTCACCGACCTGTATGCGGGCGGCAGCCAGCATGTGGACACGCAAAGCGGCGCCGTCTGTCTGGCGGCGCTGCGCGACGACGCGGTCGCGAACGCCAACGAAACGTTCGTGGCGGATGTCGGCTTGGGTACGGAACACGCGACGCTCACGCTCGCTCCCGGCCAGACCGAGGCGCAATGGCGGCCGCAGCAGAAAGCGGCGGGCAGCCTGACGGTTGCGCCGGGCGCGGCCGGTACGGCGCCCGTGGCGTATCTGGCCGAGGTCGTCTATCGCGAAGACGCACGGCGCGCCCAAGCCAGCGCGGCGGGCTTGTCGATCGAGCGTCGCTACGCAGTGTTGCGCGGCGGGCGTTGGGTGCCGGTGGCGCAGGCCGAGGTCCGTGCCGGCGATTGGCTGCGCGTCAGCCTGCGCGTGCACAACGGCGCGACGCGTCACTTCGTGGCGATCACCGACGAGGCGCCGGGCGGTCTGCGGCCCAGCGATCTGAGCCTGAACGGCGTCGCCGGCCTGGACCTCAAGCGCGTGTCCGATACCGGCAGCTACTGGTTCACCACCCGCCGCCTCGACGCGCGCAGCCCGCGCTTCTACGCCGAGTACTTGCCGGCGGGCGATCACGAGTTGCATTACTTCGCCCTGGCCGGCAACGGCGGCGATTACCTGGCCGCGCCGGCGCAGGTGGAGCTGATGTACGGCAAGGCCACACATGCGCGCACCGCGGCCGAGCGCTTACGGATCCTGCCGCCGGCGGACGCGAACACGGCGCCCTGA
- a CDS encoding DUF885 domain-containing protein has protein sequence MKTLALAISLALLAPTAAFAAPAAKPAAGATKPAPAWVTQSNEYAQILLKAQGEFAPEQMSFFGVPGFDERVADLKPDNSARFRATIGKAREELRGKLMLERNADVRQDLEIMIAAADQSIAGSELNERLTLPWNDAPQMVFQGMQGLLSDQTPPERRARALARLKNYVGQGTDTTPITVLARQRYEERAGDAAKLRPTKLEVEQALGNVETYAAGIRKLFEKYKIAGAEPALAAMEQQFKDYAAWARSTVLPQARTDNRLPPELYAFGLKQYGIDVDPQLLIRRAQVEFMETRAAMRQLAPLVAQAKGLTGIDGHDYVAVIGGLKKNAIPNDQLEARYRTVIDAIDPIIRKEKIVDVPQRPMVMRLGSEAESAAQPAPHFLPAPLIGNTGQQGQFVLPIAVPNPDGSTLHYDDFNFDSVAWTLSAHEGRPGHELQFTAMVERGISLARTMFAFNSVNVEGWALYAEAEMVPYEPLDGQLIALQFRLMRAARAMLDPMLNLGLTDRDSAGKVLREQVGLSPAMTKQELDRYTFNAPGQAGSYFYGYSRILELRMETELALGDKFDRLAFNNFLLDQGLLPPDQLAKAVRENFVPAQRKR, from the coding sequence ATGAAGACCCTCGCTCTTGCGATTTCCCTGGCGCTGCTCGCGCCGACGGCCGCGTTCGCCGCGCCGGCCGCCAAGCCCGCGGCCGGCGCGACCAAGCCCGCGCCGGCCTGGGTCACCCAAAGCAACGAATACGCACAGATCCTGCTCAAGGCGCAGGGCGAGTTCGCGCCGGAGCAGATGTCGTTCTTCGGCGTGCCCGGTTTCGACGAGCGCGTCGCCGACCTCAAGCCCGACAACAGCGCGCGCTTTCGCGCGACCATCGGCAAGGCGCGCGAGGAACTGCGCGGCAAGCTGATGTTGGAACGCAACGCCGACGTGCGCCAGGATCTGGAAATCATGATCGCCGCCGCCGATCAGAGCATCGCCGGCAGCGAACTCAACGAGCGCCTGACCCTGCCGTGGAACGACGCGCCGCAGATGGTGTTCCAGGGCATGCAGGGCCTGCTGTCCGACCAGACCCCGCCCGAGCGCCGCGCGCGCGCCTTGGCGCGCCTGAAGAACTACGTCGGCCAGGGCACGGACACCACCCCGATCACCGTGCTTGCGCGCCAGCGCTACGAAGAACGCGCCGGCGACGCGGCCAAGCTGCGCCCGACCAAACTCGAAGTCGAGCAAGCGCTGGGCAACGTCGAAACCTACGCCGCCGGCATCCGCAAGCTGTTCGAGAAGTACAAAATCGCCGGCGCCGAACCCGCGCTGGCGGCGATGGAACAGCAGTTCAAGGACTACGCGGCCTGGGCGCGCAGCACCGTGCTGCCGCAGGCGCGCACCGACAACCGCCTGCCGCCGGAGCTGTACGCGTTCGGCCTCAAGCAGTACGGCATCGACGTCGACCCGCAGCTGCTGATCCGCCGCGCCCAGGTCGAGTTCATGGAAACGCGCGCGGCGATGCGCCAGCTGGCGCCGCTGGTGGCGCAGGCCAAGGGCCTGACCGGCATCGACGGTCACGACTACGTCGCGGTGATCGGCGGACTAAAGAAGAACGCCATTCCTAACGATCAGCTGGAAGCGCGTTACCGCACCGTGATCGACGCGATCGACCCGATCATCCGCAAGGAGAAGATCGTCGACGTGCCGCAGCGCCCGATGGTGATGCGACTGGGCAGCGAGGCCGAGTCGGCCGCGCAGCCGGCGCCGCATTTCCTGCCGGCACCGCTGATCGGCAACACCGGCCAGCAGGGCCAGTTCGTGCTGCCGATCGCCGTGCCCAATCCCGACGGCAGCACCCTGCATTACGACGATTTCAACTTCGACTCGGTGGCGTGGACGCTGTCGGCGCACGAAGGCCGTCCGGGCCACGAGCTGCAGTTCACCGCCATGGTCGAGCGCGGCATCTCGCTGGCGCGCACCATGTTCGCGTTCAATTCGGTCAACGTCGAAGGCTGGGCGCTGTACGCCGAGGCCGAGATGGTCCCGTACGAGCCGCTGGACGGTCAGCTGATCGCCCTGCAGTTCCGCCTGATGCGCGCGGCGCGCGCGATGCTGGACCCCATGCTCAACCTGGGCCTGACCGACCGCGACAGCGCGGGCAAGGTGCTGCGCGAACAGGTCGGCCTGTCGCCGGCGATGACCAAGCAGGAACTCGACCGCTACACCTTCAACGCACCCGGCCAGGCCGGCAGCTACTTCTACGGCTACAGCCGCATCCTCGAGCTGCGCATGGAAACCGAGTTGGCGCTGGGCGACAAGTTCGACCGCCTGGCGTTCAACAACTTCCTGCTCGACCAGGGCCTGCTGCCGCCGGACCAGCTGGCCAAGGCGGTGCGCGAGAACTTCGTGCCGGCGCAGCGCAAGCGCTGA